The Peribacillus sp. FSL E2-0218 genome contains a region encoding:
- a CDS encoding proline--tRNA ligase → MKQSMTLIPTLREVPADAEIKSHQLLLRAGFMRQNSSGVYSFMPLGKKVLQKVEAIVREEMENAGAVELLMPALQQAEFWQESGRWYTYGPELMRLKDRNNREFALGATHEEVITSLVRDEIKSYKRLPLTVYQIQTKFRDEKRPRFGLLRGREFIMKDAYSFHANQESLDAVYTKIYQAYSNIFSRCGLDFRAVIADSGAMGGKDTHEFMVLSEIGEDTIAYSDTSDYAANIEMAPVSVKYEKSSEEQSQLEKIHTPGQKTIEEVTSFLNAATDKLIKSLLFKVDEKHVLVLVRGDHEVNDIKLKNFFNASAVELADPDETKEVLGCAVGSLGPINVASEVEVIADVAIEAIVNGICGANDEDHHYVNVNPDRDFNVSHYIDLRFIQEGDPSPDGEGTIKFAKGIEVGHVFKLGTKYSEAMNATFLDENGRSQPMIMGCYGIGVSRTLAAVAEQFNDEKGLVWPTNLAPYQVHLIPINVKDEAQTALAEDLYTDLKAKGMDVLMDDRQERAGVKFADSDLIGLPVRVTVGKKASEGIVEVKIRQTGEVLEIEKTELAQKLLEIMG, encoded by the coding sequence ATGAAACAAAGTATGACGTTGATCCCTACATTGAGAGAAGTGCCTGCAGATGCTGAAATCAAGAGCCATCAGCTGTTATTGCGTGCAGGATTTATGCGACAGAACTCCAGCGGGGTGTATAGTTTCATGCCGCTTGGGAAAAAAGTGCTTCAAAAGGTTGAAGCGATCGTTCGGGAAGAGATGGAGAATGCTGGCGCTGTCGAACTATTGATGCCTGCTTTACAACAAGCCGAATTCTGGCAGGAATCGGGACGCTGGTATACGTATGGCCCGGAATTGATGCGCCTAAAGGACCGCAACAACCGTGAATTTGCGCTTGGTGCAACACATGAAGAGGTGATAACGAGCTTGGTCCGTGATGAGATTAAATCTTACAAACGCCTGCCGTTAACGGTTTACCAAATCCAAACGAAATTCCGTGATGAGAAAAGACCTCGTTTCGGGTTGTTGCGCGGACGTGAGTTCATCATGAAGGATGCCTATTCTTTCCATGCAAATCAAGAGAGCCTTGATGCAGTTTATACAAAAATATATCAAGCCTATTCGAATATATTTAGCCGCTGCGGTCTTGACTTCCGTGCCGTCATTGCCGATTCTGGGGCGATGGGCGGTAAGGATACCCATGAATTCATGGTCCTATCGGAAATCGGCGAGGATACCATCGCGTATTCGGATACTTCCGATTATGCAGCTAACATTGAAATGGCACCGGTAAGCGTAAAATATGAAAAAAGCTCAGAGGAACAAAGTCAACTGGAGAAAATTCACACCCCTGGTCAAAAAACGATTGAAGAAGTAACTTCATTCTTGAATGCTGCTACTGATAAATTAATCAAATCATTATTGTTCAAAGTGGATGAAAAGCATGTGCTGGTATTGGTGCGTGGCGACCATGAAGTGAATGATATCAAATTGAAGAATTTCTTTAACGCTTCAGCCGTTGAATTGGCTGACCCTGATGAGACGAAAGAAGTCTTGGGATGTGCAGTGGGATCTTTGGGACCAATCAATGTCGCATCTGAAGTGGAAGTAATCGCGGATGTTGCCATTGAAGCAATCGTGAATGGCATCTGCGGAGCGAATGATGAGGATCATCATTATGTGAACGTAAATCCGGATCGTGATTTTAACGTGTCCCATTACATCGATCTTCGCTTCATTCAAGAGGGTGACCCATCACCGGACGGAGAAGGGACGATTAAATTCGCCAAAGGGATCGAGGTAGGTCACGTGTTCAAACTTGGAACGAAATATTCCGAAGCGATGAATGCGACATTCCTGGATGAGAACGGGCGGTCACAGCCAATGATCATGGGCTGTTACGGTATTGGCGTTTCACGCACACTTGCTGCCGTAGCGGAGCAATTCAACGATGAAAAAGGGTTGGTATGGCCAACGAATTTAGCGCCATATCAAGTCCATTTGATTCCAATCAATGTAAAAGATGAAGCACAGACTGCCCTTGCAGAGGATTTGTATACGGATCTTAAGGCAAAAGGCATGGATGTTCTGATGGATGATCGTCAAGAGCGTGCAGGGGTCAAATTTGCAGATTCTGACTTGATCGGTCTTCCGGTGAGGGTGACGGTCGGTAAAAAGGCTTCCGAAGGAATCGTCGAAGTGAAAATCCGTCAAACGGGTGAAGTGCTTGAAATTGAAAAAACTGAACTGGCGCAAAAGCTTCTAGAAATAATGGGATGA
- a CDS encoding phosphatidate cytidylyltransferase: MKQRIITAVVVAAIFIPLVILGEIPFLLTVYLLASIGLYELMKMKNLRVFSFEAILSHLLLWVLLLPEQYSAFLADIDYDKVQIFLIGVLLFLLYTVVSKNRFTFDDAGFLVISILYLGVGFYYLFETRDSAGLGLIYILLTLFTIWATDSGAYFIGKAIGKRKLWPEISPNKTVEGFIGGVFSAMIVGVLFYAFSSLDYTLFQLLLISLVIGVFGQLGDLVQSAYKRHYGVKDSGKILPGHGGILDRLDSLIFILPILHLLHVL; encoded by the coding sequence ATGAAACAACGAATAATTACTGCGGTCGTAGTTGCCGCTATCTTCATTCCACTGGTTATTTTAGGGGAGATCCCGTTTTTATTGACGGTTTATCTATTGGCTTCCATCGGTTTATATGAACTGATGAAGATGAAAAATTTGCGTGTATTCTCATTTGAGGCCATTCTCTCACACCTTTTATTATGGGTGCTTTTATTGCCTGAACAATATTCCGCTTTTTTGGCGGACATTGATTATGATAAGGTGCAAATCTTTTTAATCGGGGTTTTGCTGTTCTTATTGTACACTGTCGTTTCCAAAAATCGATTCACTTTTGATGATGCTGGATTTTTAGTGATTTCCATCCTTTACCTGGGAGTGGGCTTCTACTATCTATTCGAAACACGTGATTCCGCAGGACTGGGACTGATTTATATCTTGCTGACCCTATTTACGATCTGGGCAACGGATTCCGGAGCCTACTTCATTGGCAAGGCTATAGGCAAAAGAAAGCTATGGCCGGAAATAAGTCCAAATAAGACGGTGGAAGGTTTTATCGGCGGGGTATTTTCAGCGATGATCGTCGGTGTGCTCTTTTATGCCTTCTCAAGCCTGGATTACACGTTATTTCAGCTATTATTGATATCGTTGGTGATTGGGGTTTTCGGCCAATTGGGGGACCTTGTCCAATCCGCCTATAAACGTCATTATGGGGTTAAGGACTCGGGAAAGATCCTTCCGGGGCATGGCGGGATATTGGACAGGCTTGATAGTTTGATATTCATTTTACCGATTTTGCATTTATTGCACGTTTTATAA
- a CDS encoding isoprenyl transferase, translating into MYSLWKRFVKKDASSDVTNRIQHIQQFDVPQHIAIIMDGNGRWAKKRALPRVAGHHEGMKTVRKITKVANKLGVKTLTVYAFSTENWKRPKSEVDFLMKLPQEFLGTFLPELISENVRVETIGELSLLPSHTQNAVIRAMEDTKDNDGMILNFALNYGSRGEIVSAVNSIIQDAKNGIIKEDVSEQMLSGYLMTEHLSDPDLLIRTSGEIRLSNFMLWQAAYTELWFTEVLWPDFSEEHLLQAIEEYQKRSRRFGGV; encoded by the coding sequence ATGTATTCACTATGGAAGCGTTTCGTTAAAAAAGATGCTTCTTCCGATGTAACAAATAGGATTCAGCATATTCAGCAGTTTGATGTTCCTCAGCATATTGCCATCATAATGGATGGAAATGGCCGTTGGGCGAAAAAAAGGGCATTGCCGCGCGTGGCGGGACATCATGAAGGAATGAAAACTGTTCGTAAAATTACGAAAGTTGCCAATAAATTAGGTGTCAAGACATTGACCGTCTATGCGTTTTCGACGGAAAACTGGAAACGTCCAAAAAGTGAAGTCGACTTTTTGATGAAGCTTCCCCAGGAATTTCTTGGGACCTTTTTGCCTGAGCTCATTTCCGAAAATGTAAGGGTGGAAACCATTGGGGAATTGTCACTACTTCCATCTCACACTCAAAATGCCGTAATAAGGGCAATGGAAGATACGAAGGATAATGACGGGATGATCCTGAATTTCGCTTTGAACTATGGGAGCAGGGGAGAGATTGTATCCGCGGTGAATAGCATTATTCAAGATGCTAAGAATGGTATAATAAAGGAAGATGTATCTGAGCAAATGCTCTCCGGTTACTTGATGACCGAGCATTTGTCCGATCCTGATTTACTGATTCGCACAAGCGGCGAAATCCGTTTAAGCAATTTCATGCTATGGCAGGCCGCTTACACTGAATTATGGTTTACTGAGGTGCTATGGCCTGATTTTAGTGAGGAGCATTTATTACAGGCGATTGAGGAGTATCAAAAGCGTTCACGTAGATTCGGTGGCGTTTAA
- the pyrH gene encoding UMP kinase → MSNAKYKRVVLKLSGEALAGEEGFGINPAVIKSIAEQVKEVAELDVEVAVVVGGGNIWRGKIGSEMGMDRANADYMGMLATVMNSLALQDSLDQLGIETRVQTSIEMRQVAEPYIRRRAIRHLEKKRVVIFAAGTGNPYFSTDTTAALRAAEIEADVILMAKNNVDGVYNADPVKDKNAVKYDQLSYLDVIKEGLEVMDSTASSLCMDNDIPLIVFSIMEKGNIKRAVLGETLGTIVRGK, encoded by the coding sequence ATGAGTAACGCTAAATATAAACGTGTAGTATTAAAACTCAGCGGCGAAGCATTAGCCGGAGAAGAGGGATTTGGAATCAATCCCGCTGTAATTAAATCTATCGCTGAACAAGTCAAGGAAGTGGCAGAGCTTGATGTGGAAGTGGCTGTAGTTGTAGGCGGCGGAAACATATGGCGCGGGAAGATTGGCAGCGAAATGGGCATGGATCGTGCCAATGCCGATTATATGGGGATGCTGGCGACTGTCATGAACTCTTTGGCTCTACAAGACAGCCTCGATCAACTAGGAATCGAAACGCGCGTGCAGACTTCGATTGAGATGAGGCAGGTTGCGGAACCTTACATTAGACGCCGTGCCATCAGGCATTTGGAGAAAAAGAGAGTCGTGATCTTTGCTGCTGGTACAGGTAATCCTTATTTTTCAACGGATACCACTGCCGCTCTGCGTGCTGCTGAAATCGAAGCTGATGTCATCCTGATGGCGAAGAATAATGTGGATGGCGTCTACAATGCCGACCCTGTTAAGGATAAAAATGCAGTGAAATATGATCAACTTTCCTATCTTGATGTGATTAAAGAAGGCTTGGAAGTAATGGACTCGACTGCGTCCTCATTATGCATGGACAATGATATTCCATTGATCGTCTTCTCGATCATGGAAAAAGGCAATATAAAACGGGCCGTTTTAGGCGAAACGCTTGGAACAATAGTTAGGGGGAAATAA
- the dxr gene encoding 1-deoxy-D-xylulose-5-phosphate reductoisomerase — protein sequence MKNISLLGATGSIGQQTADVVRSHPEQFKIVALSAGKNLDLVRAYIEEFEPELVSVQAEEDYRVLKNEFTSRKDIEFMFGDEGLTAVAVYDQATILVNAVIGSVGLYPTLQAIKAKKDIAIANKETLVTAGHLVMSEAKKAGVRLLPVDSEHSAIFQALQGENDKNIERLVITASGGSFRDRTREELKGVTVEEALNHPNWSMGAKITIDSASMMNKGLEVIEAHWLFELPYDKIDVLLHKESIIHSMVEFHDSSVIAQLGTPDMRVPIQYALTYPDRMPLGGRKRLNLAEAGKLHFSDMDFTRYPCLQFAYKAGKMGGTMTTVLNAANEAAVAAFLSGKISFLEIETLIEKALNQHSVIALPDLETISEVDIMTRQYIESIVKDR from the coding sequence TTGAAAAATATCAGCCTTTTGGGCGCAACAGGTTCGATTGGTCAGCAAACAGCGGATGTGGTGAGGTCACATCCTGAGCAATTCAAAATCGTGGCGCTTTCTGCTGGAAAGAATTTAGATTTGGTGAGGGCTTATATAGAAGAGTTTGAACCGGAACTGGTTTCAGTCCAGGCGGAAGAAGATTATCGAGTATTGAAAAATGAATTTACCAGCCGGAAGGATATCGAATTCATGTTTGGGGATGAGGGATTGACGGCAGTTGCTGTATACGATCAAGCGACGATATTGGTCAATGCCGTCATCGGAAGTGTGGGTCTTTACCCGACGCTCCAGGCAATCAAGGCTAAAAAGGATATAGCCATCGCCAACAAGGAGACTTTAGTGACGGCGGGGCATTTGGTCATGAGTGAAGCGAAAAAAGCAGGGGTGAGATTGCTTCCTGTCGATAGTGAGCATTCCGCAATCTTTCAGGCCCTGCAGGGTGAAAACGATAAAAATATTGAACGTTTAGTCATTACTGCTTCAGGCGGCAGTTTTCGCGATAGAACCAGGGAAGAATTGAAAGGGGTAACGGTGGAAGAGGCGTTGAACCATCCGAATTGGTCGATGGGCGCGAAAATCACGATTGATTCGGCCTCCATGATGAATAAGGGATTGGAAGTAATTGAGGCACACTGGCTATTCGAGCTTCCTTACGATAAAATTGATGTACTGTTACATAAGGAGAGCATCATCCATTCCATGGTTGAATTTCATGACTCCAGCGTGATTGCGCAATTGGGAACACCAGATATGCGCGTACCGATTCAATATGCCCTTACTTACCCAGACAGGATGCCTCTTGGAGGGCGCAAACGCCTGAACTTGGCCGAAGCGGGGAAACTGCATTTTAGTGATATGGATTTCACTAGATATCCTTGTTTGCAATTCGCCTATAAAGCGGGTAAAATGGGCGGAACGATGACAACCGTGCTGAATGCAGCCAATGAAGCGGCAGTTGCCGCATTTTTATCTGGAAAGATATCTTTCCTCGAGATTGAGACACTGATCGAAAAAGCGCTGAATCAGCATTCCGTCATTGCCCTTCCGGATTTAGAAACGATTTCTGAAGTGGATATCATGACAAGGCAGTATATAGAATCCATAGTGAAAGATAGGTGA
- the frr gene encoding ribosome recycling factor has translation MPKQVISNAKTKMEKAIGAYTRELASIRAGRANASLLDRISIDYYGSQTPVNQVAGISVPEARLLVIQPYDKTVLGEIEKAILKSDLGLNPSNDGSIIRIAIPALTEERRKELVKVVKKEAEEAKIAIRNVRRDANDDLKKLEKNGEITEDDLRGYADDIQKMTDGNITKIDEITKDKEKEILEV, from the coding sequence ATGCCGAAGCAAGTTATTTCAAATGCGAAAACGAAAATGGAAAAAGCCATTGGAGCGTACACACGTGAATTAGCCAGCATCCGTGCCGGAAGGGCAAATGCCTCATTGCTTGATAGAATCTCGATTGATTATTATGGTTCTCAAACACCGGTTAACCAGGTGGCAGGCATTTCCGTACCGGAAGCTCGACTATTAGTGATCCAACCCTATGATAAAACGGTTTTAGGGGAAATTGAAAAAGCGATATTAAAATCAGACCTAGGCTTAAATCCTTCAAATGACGGATCGATCATCAGGATAGCGATTCCAGCTTTAACGGAAGAACGCAGAAAAGAGCTTGTAAAAGTGGTCAAGAAAGAAGCGGAAGAAGCGAAAATCGCAATCCGCAACGTACGTCGTGATGCTAACGATGACTTGAAGAAGCTTGAAAAAAATGGTGAAATCACGGAAGATGATTTACGCGGCTATGCTGATGACATTCAAAAGATGACGGATGGCAATATCACGAAAATCGATGAGATTACCAAAGATAAAGAAAAAGAAATTTTGGAAGTATAA
- the rseP gene encoding RIP metalloprotease RseP, producing MQTLETIIAFIIIFGALVFFHELGHLVFAKRAGILCREFAIGFGPKVFTYKKQETVYTIRLLPLGGYVRMAGEDAENIELKPGYRVGLMFDQEENVTKIIMNNKDKYPDIRLMEVELIDLDHKLILTGYEEGEEDELKTFPIHKEAVIVENGMENQIAPYDRQFASKSLGHRFLTILAGPAMNFVLAFVIFVLIGLFQGVVVDEAKLGELTPEGSAVNAGLKSGDIIQSIEGSEVSSWEDVQESIQKNPGQEIEFVVDRDGKTFEVPVVPQEVEREGKKIGIIGVYPPVEKAPIKAIQYGFTETYFWTKQIFIILGDLITGGFTIDSLSGPVGIYKSTEEVAKQGIFTLMKWAGLLSINLGIMNLLPLPALDGGRLLFFVVEFLRGKPIDRQKEGMVHFIGFALLMLLMIVVTWNDIQRFFL from the coding sequence ATGCAGACTTTAGAAACGATTATAGCGTTCATCATCATATTTGGCGCTCTTGTATTTTTCCATGAGCTTGGACATTTAGTGTTTGCAAAGCGGGCAGGCATCTTATGCCGTGAGTTCGCAATTGGCTTCGGGCCAAAAGTATTCACGTACAAAAAGCAGGAAACCGTGTATACGATTCGATTGCTCCCTCTTGGCGGTTATGTACGCATGGCTGGGGAAGATGCAGAAAATATTGAACTGAAGCCCGGATATCGCGTTGGATTAATGTTTGATCAGGAAGAGAATGTTACAAAAATCATTATGAACAACAAAGATAAATATCCTGATATTCGTCTTATGGAAGTCGAATTGATCGACCTTGATCATAAACTAATCCTGACTGGTTATGAAGAGGGCGAAGAAGATGAATTAAAGACGTTTCCCATTCATAAAGAAGCGGTAATCGTCGAAAATGGTATGGAAAACCAGATTGCCCCATACGACCGGCAGTTTGCCTCGAAATCGCTCGGCCATCGCTTCCTTACGATTTTAGCTGGTCCGGCGATGAACTTTGTTTTGGCCTTTGTCATTTTTGTCTTGATCGGCTTATTTCAGGGAGTCGTAGTTGATGAAGCGAAGCTTGGTGAACTGACACCGGAAGGTTCGGCTGTAAATGCCGGGCTTAAGTCTGGAGATATCATTCAATCCATCGAAGGGTCGGAAGTCTCTTCGTGGGAAGATGTTCAGGAAAGTATCCAAAAAAATCCTGGGCAGGAAATTGAATTTGTTGTTGATAGGGACGGAAAAACATTTGAAGTACCTGTCGTTCCTCAAGAAGTTGAGCGAGAAGGCAAGAAAATAGGGATTATCGGTGTATACCCTCCGGTTGAAAAAGCGCCTATCAAAGCAATCCAATACGGTTTTACGGAGACCTATTTCTGGACAAAACAAATTTTCATCATCCTAGGTGACCTCATAACGGGTGGGTTTACGATTGACAGCCTTTCCGGTCCCGTAGGAATCTACAAATCAACGGAAGAAGTCGCAAAGCAAGGTATCTTCACGTTGATGAAATGGGCAGGCTTGCTCAGCATTAACCTTGGGATCATGAACTTGCTGCCGCTCCCGGCATTGGATGGAGGCAGATTGTTATTCTTTGTCGTAGAGTTCTTAAGAGGAAAGCCGATCGACCGTCAAAAAGAAGGAATGGTTCACTTCATCGGCTTCGCACTGCTGATGCTGTTGATGATCGTCGTTACATGGAATGACATCCAGCGTTTCTTTTTGTAA